TATGTACTCTGATGCACGGGGGTCATTAAAGATTCGTTCGAAAAATCCTAAAGAGCATCCGAGTATGGTCTATAACTATCTTTCAACGGAACAGGACCGACGTGAGTGGATTGAAGCGGTACGAATTTCAAGAAAAATTATGTCTCAGCCAGCTATGGCACCTTACAATTCAGGCGAAATATCACCTGGTTCTTCTGTTCAAACAGATGAGGAGATTTTGGATTGGGTGGCAAAAGATGCGGAGACGGCTCTTCATCCGTCGTGTACAACAAAAATGGGCCCAGCTTCAGACCCGATGGCTGTTGTAGATCCTGAAACAATGAAGGTCCATGGGCTTGAGAATGTACGAGTGGCTGATGCATCTGCCATGCCTTATGTGACGAATGGTAATATCCATGCACCCGTGTTAATGTTGGCAGAAAAAGCAGCGGATCTCATCCTTGGACGTCAACCGCTGGCGCCTATTCATGCCGATTTCTACCGTCATGGCGTACATTCAGCCGATGAAGGCACAATAAAAGGTTAACTTAACCAATTTTTAGGCCTCTTTCAACATGTATGATACCTCAAACAAACATGTTATGAAAGAGTGCCTTCTCTTTTTTGCTAGACTATTATTTGAAAATTGGAGTTGATAGATGTGAGTCTAAAACAACAATACATTAATGGTAAATGGGTGGCGGCGATTTCAGGTAAAACGCGTGATATTAGTAATCCATTTAACCAAGAAGTAATTGCCACTGTTCCAGAAGGTGACGAATCAGATGCGAAAGCCGCGATCGCTGCAGCAAGAGAAGCATTTGATAACGGAGAATGGTCGTCTACTCCAGCCACAGAGCGAGGGGCTATCGTAAGAAAAATCGCTGAATTAATAGAACGAGATAAGGAAGAACTTGCTAGATTAGAATCATTAGATACTGGTAAAACAGTCGAAGAAAGCCGAGGCGACATGGATGATATCGCTGGCGTATTTCGCTATTATGCTGAACTTGCCGATAAAGATGGCGGAGAACTGATTGATTCTCCAGTGCCGAACGGTATTAGTCGGGTCGTTCGTGAACCTGTTGGCGTTTGCGGTCAAATTACACCGTGGAATTATCCTTTACTACAAGCGTCTTGGAAACTAGCGCCAGCCCTTGCCACAGGAAATACGTTAATCATGAAGCCAAGTGAAATTACCCCACTTACGACGATTAAAGTATTCGAACTGATGGAGGAGGCTGGGGTGCCTGCTGGCGTTGCAAACCTAGTACTTGGCGCTGGGCACAAAGTTGGTGCAGAACTAGCGAGCAACGTTGATGTTGACCTTATTTCCTTTACCGGTGGCATTGTAACCGGGAAGAAAATTATGCAAGCGGCAAGCGTTAATGTAAAGAAGCTTGCCCTTGAACTCGGTGGGAAAAACCCTAACATCATTTTTGCAGATGCTGATTTTGATACAGCTGTAGACCAAGCATTAAACGGGGTGTTTTTCCACGCAGGACAAATCTGTTCCGCTGGTACAAGGCTGATTGTAGAAGAACGTATTCACGATGAGTTCGTTAGCGCCCTTGTTGAGCGAGTGAAAAAATTTAAGCTAGGAAGCGGATTTGACGAAGAGACACAAATGGGACCACTTATTTCAGCTGAACACCTTGAAAAAGTAGAGAAGTATGTAGAAACAGGTGTGAAAGAAGGGGCGACATTAGCAGTTGGGGGGCGATGTCCAGAAGATCCGGAACTACAAAAAGGCTTTTTCTACTTGCCTACTATTTTTACAGACTGCACGACAGATATGGCTATTGTTCAAGAGGAAGCTTTTGGACCTGTTATCACGGTTGAGAAATTCCGTGCAGAAGAGGAAGCAGTCAAGCTTGCCAATGACTCTATCTATGGACTAGCTGGCGGTGTTTGGACGAACGATATTGCAAAAGCTGAACGTTGTGTTGCAAAGATGCGTATGGGAACTGTTTGGATTAATGAATTTAACTTATATTTCCCACATGCCCCATGGGGTGGCTTTAAACAGTCAGGTATTGGACGCGAACTAGGAAAACTAGGTATTGAAGAATATACAGAAACAAAGCACATCTTCCAAAACCTTAAACCTGAACCGATCAATTGGTTCTAGTATCAATCTAAGCTAAAAGTATCGTGTTGACGTGACACAGAAGGCAGTGTATTGACTATGAAATAGCTGAACGTAAAGAGCTATTAGGGTACTAGCTGGCTTAATATTGAGGTCGCTTTATCCATGATGGATGAGTGTTAAACATTCCATTCTCCAAAGGGTTAATAACAAATGCTCTGGGCGGCATGATGTAAAGCACATCATATAAAGCTAAGCTTCAATCAGTGGGAGTTTTCCTGCCCCTTAAGAGTGGGATAAACGTTGACATCGAAGCGGAGAATTACCAAATATACCAATAATGTCACAATAGTTAAATAGAATACTAAAAAGGGCGTTTTCGTAAAGTGATCTCACTTTAACGGAGACGTCTTTTGCAACAACAACTATCAAAAAATGCTGTGAAAAGCTGTTATTAGGGGGATTATAATAAGCTTTTTCTTTTAAATAACGTATGAAGAAATGAACCTACTAGCCCAATGAGTGTACCAGGGATAAGGGAACTCACGCTCATTTTCACGATTTCTTTTGCTCCAAAAGCAGACATTACTTGTGTAAGTGAGATTAAAAATATAAAAAAACGTACTAATGGCTATCCAAACTAACCGCTTCTTCATAGGGATCACATATCCTTTTCGTTCATTTATCTAATTATCCTATGTTTACTTATCCCACCATTATGTTTGCCAAGAAGCGTTTTAAAAACTTAACTTGCATTGAAAATCCTACATTTCTACGGAAAACGTAAAGTTGATGTAGAGCGCCAGTCTTCGGATTTCTGAAGGCTAATTTGCATGTCACCAGAATGTCGGTGAGAGGAAAAGATAAGGTTCATAATGAGATAGGATTCGCACTTATGGCGGTGAACTTGAGGAAGTACACCGTCATAACAGCACACAAACCGTTTTATAATCACACAAACGCTTCCAATTATCATTTTTATAATCGGAAGCGTTTTTTTATTGTTAGAGACCGTTATGTTCCGGCTTCATACTTTACATGTCTTCTGAGTCAATTTCCCTGTACATAGGAATATGTCTCAGAAACTTTTCTAGATCAATTTCAAAATATTCTTCAATATCTTTTTTTAATGAAGATTCCAGAGCCATGAATTCATCCTTTATATATGAAACATCAAACACATTGTAAAGGTCTTCTTGTGAGCAAATAGATTTCAATCTTGTCTTATCTCCTCCAAATGGGATGAGAGATAAGATTGCTCCATCATCATATTCCTCATATTTAAGAGTGAAATAATAAAAGCTGATACTTCCTTAACGTAGGAAAAATCGGCTTTCTTTAAGGCGAAATTTGCTTAGCGTATGTTTTGCGCTTTTTGTTGGTAGGACTGTATTTGGCAATTAATTTTTGTATGAAATGGCAATTAAGGAAATAGAAGATCCGTATTTATATCCATACGCCATGAGCTTGACACGGAGCCTCTATGGTCATGAGGTTAGGCAACACGGCAAGCTTGTAGCTAGCCTATCATGACCACCTCTCCGTATAAAGCCGTGATTATTCATGATGAGATGCATACGCTTAATTGCTAAAAGATACATTTTTAAATGCCATAAACAGGTAGGACCCCATGTCACACTTTATCAAACAAAAAGATAAAACTATACAGAAAATAGCTTCATAGAATCAATCTTAAATGTCAATGCTTTGAAATCATGAAAAAAATAGTAATTATACCCCGGGAGGTTAATCTTTATATTAAAATGGATAATGAAAGTAAATAACAAGTTTTGGGGAGGGACTTCTTTAAAGATTAAGATCATTTCGTCGTTTTTAAGTGTAATCATTTTGATGAGTGTTGTTCTACCAGGTGTTCAGGCTTTTGCTGAAGGATCAAAAGAAGAAAAAATTGCTTACGATGCGAGTTACATTGAGAATGAATAGAAGAATTCTGATAGAACTTTCGCCTTGGCTTTACCTTATAAGGGGTACGGCAACGATTCGTTCTTTTTTGGGCCACTCACAAAAAGCTATGGCAAATTGTATTTTTAAAAATACCTTATCTCTTTTTTAATCACTAATCAAAAACGCTTCCATAAAATTAATTGTAAATAAATTCAAAAATTATTTAATATCCTTATGCGATAGTGTAATATCGTTTTATTGAGAAAATTCAAACTAGAGGAGGAATTATTATGTTTATTGAGACACTAAATTCAGGAAAACTTGTTTCAGTTTCACCTTCAGACCAACAAAAAATACTTACTTTAGTAGAAAGCATTAATTATTTTCAAAGCGATAAGGAACAAAGTGAGGAAGCAATAAATCAAATACATTTGCAAAAGGAAAACATGCCTCAAGCATTAATAGATAATCTTTTAGAATTTAAGGATTCTGATTATTGCTATCTTTTAGTAAAGAACCTACCTCAAACAAAGCATGACGAGCTCCTATTATTGTTAACGAGTTTAATCGGTTATCCCTTTGCTCATGTTGATGAGGGAAAATTAATTATGGCCAACAAACCTATTAAAACAAAAGGTACCCAAAAAACTACTGCTTATTTTACTTGGAATAAGTTTGACCTTCATACAGAGTTACCTTATATTCAAACACCACCAGACTTCATTTCATTATATTGCTTAAATAATGTCAAAGGAGGGTATACATATCTTTCTAGTATTGAAAGAGCTTTAAACCTTCTTTCAAGTGATCAGATAGAAGAGCTTAAGAAACCACAATACACTATTCCGATTCCTCCTCATTTTGGAGCAGATAAAATACAACAATCTAAAAGACCTTTACTTTCTTCCCAAAAAGGATATCCTTCTTTAAGAATTAGACAGGATGGTTTAATTAGCGAAACGAAAAAAGGAGAGGAAGCTGCACAAGCACTACAGTCTGCCCTAGATATGGTTCGAGAA
The Salipaludibacillus sp. LMS25 DNA segment above includes these coding regions:
- the betB gene encoding betaine-aldehyde dehydrogenase, with translation MSLKQQYINGKWVAAISGKTRDISNPFNQEVIATVPEGDESDAKAAIAAAREAFDNGEWSSTPATERGAIVRKIAELIERDKEELARLESLDTGKTVEESRGDMDDIAGVFRYYAELADKDGGELIDSPVPNGISRVVREPVGVCGQITPWNYPLLQASWKLAPALATGNTLIMKPSEITPLTTIKVFELMEEAGVPAGVANLVLGAGHKVGAELASNVDVDLISFTGGIVTGKKIMQAASVNVKKLALELGGKNPNIIFADADFDTAVDQALNGVFFHAGQICSAGTRLIVEERIHDEFVSALVERVKKFKLGSGFDEETQMGPLISAEHLEKVEKYVETGVKEGATLAVGGRCPEDPELQKGFFYLPTIFTDCTTDMAIVQEEAFGPVITVEKFRAEEEAVKLANDSIYGLAGGVWTNDIAKAERCVAKMRMGTVWINEFNLYFPHAPWGGFKQSGIGRELGKLGIEEYTETKHIFQNLKPEPINWF
- a CDS encoding TauD/TfdA family dioxygenase, translating into MFIETLNSGKLVSVSPSDQQKILTLVESINYFQSDKEQSEEAINQIHLQKENMPQALIDNLLEFKDSDYCYLLVKNLPQTKHDELLLLLTSLIGYPFAHVDEGKLIMANKPIKTKGTQKTTAYFTWNKFDLHTELPYIQTPPDFISLYCLNNVKGGYTYLSSIERALNLLSSDQIEELKKPQYTIPIPPHFGADKIQQSKRPLLSSQKGYPSLRIRQDGLISETKKGEEAAQALQSALDMVREAIELEPGSLLIINNHLSAHGRAPFTPTFNNKDRELHRVYLIDDVNKFGKNYNASNRRIEGF